A region of the Candidatus Limnocylindria bacterium genome:
CCTGAGCGAACGCGATCACGCGCACGGTCTTGCCGGTGCCGTGCGGGAGCACGGCGGCGCCACGGACCATCTGGTCCGCGTGCTTGGGGTCGACGCCCATGCGCATGTGCAGCTCTACGGTCGTGTCGAACTTCGCCTGGCTGGTTTCCTTGACGAGCTTCACGCCCTCGGCGGGCGGATATTCACGGCTGCGGTCGATCTTCTTCGCGAGCTCCGTGTAGCGCTTGCCGTGCTTCTTCTCTGGCATGTGCGTCCCCTTTCGGCCATTCGGCCTCCCGTCTATCGCGCGGTACACGCACCTTTCGGTGGACCCTGATCGTAACGCTAGGAGCCGATCTCGACTCCCATGCTTCGCGCCGTGCCTTCGACCATCTTCATCGCGCCTTCGATGGAGGTGGCGTTGAGGTCGGCCATCTTCGTCTCGGCGATCTTCTTCACCGCGGCGCGGCTGATCTTCCCCACCTTCTCCTTGTTCGGCTTGCCCGAGCCCTTCTCGATCCCGGCCTCGCGTCGGATGAGGTCCGCGGCCGGCGGGCTCTTCGTGACGAAGGTGTACGAGCGATCCTCGAAGACCGTCACCACCGCGGGCACGACGGTGCCGGCGAGCGGCGCGGTGCGCTCGTTGTACTCCTTGATGAACTGGCCCATGTTGATGCCGTGCGGTCCGAGCGCCGTGCCGACGGGCGGCGCGGCAGTGGCCTTACCCGCTTGGATCTGGACCTTGACGACCGCCTTGATCTTCTTCGCCATCTAATTCCTCGCAGGGGCTTCGCCCCTTCCACCCCTTGTCATTTCACCAGCTTTTCGATCTGCAGGAAGTCCAGCTCGACCGGCGTCTCGCGGCCGAAGATGGACACCAGGACCTTGACCTTATTGCGCTCGGGGTTGACCTCGTCAACGACACCGTGCAGATCGGTGAAGGGTCCGTCCGTGACGCGCACGGCCTCGCCCTTCGTGAAGGCCACCTTGTATTTCGGCGCGTCGAGCTTGATCTGTCGCAGGATCGCCCGCACCTCGGTGTCGGTGAGCTCGGTCGGCTTGTTGCCGCTGCCAACGAAGCTCGTGACGCCCGGCGTGTTGCGCACCACGTACCAGGAGTCGTCGCTCATCACCATCTCGACGAGGACGTAACCCGGGAAGATCTTGCGCTCGACCGGATGGCGCTTGCCGTTCTTGATCTCAATCTCTTCCTCAGTAGGGACGAGGACCTGGAAGATCTTGTCGCCCATGTCCATCGACTGGATGCGGTGCTCGAGGTTCGTCTTCACCTTGTTCTCGTAGCCCGAGTACGTGTGGATGACGTACCAGCGGCGGCCGGTGTCGGCCTGCGGCTCCGCGGTCGGCGTGGCAGCGGAAGGTCTCTCCGGCTCGGGTTCTGGTGCGGGGGCGATCTCGGGCTCGGCCTCCGCGACGGCACCGGCCCGGCGCAGCATTTTCTTGGCCTCGTCGACCGAGACCTCCTCGTCAGGCTGCGCGGTGCCGAGGAACGCGCGCGCGGCGAGAGTGGCCTCTTCGTCCGAGAGCTTCGCGGCGTCGATGCCGCTGCCTTGCTCCGCCCCCGCTTCCTCGGGCGCGCCGTCGTCCGGCGCGCTCTCCCCCGGTGCGCCCTCACGCGGTTCGTCCTGCTCGCTTCGCTCCTGCTCGTCCATGCCGCTCCTTACTACTGCGTCGGTGGGGCCGTTGGCGTCGGCGACCCGACGATGCCTCTAGTGATCACGAGAGTGAACAGGTTGTCGAAGAGGAAGATGTACGCGGCGATCAGTGCCGAGATGACGAGCACGATGAGCGTCAGACGGAGGACCGTCTCACGGCTGGGCCAGGTCACCTTGCGCAGCTCTGACCACGCTTCCTGCGCGAATTCGATCGGGCTCTGGCGCGGCGCTCTTGGCGCCCTCATCGCTGCGGTCGTCATACCTTTTTATCCATTCCTTCCAGCACGGCAGGAGAGACTCGAACTCTCAACCTACGGTTTTGGAGACCGTTGCTCTGCCAGTTGAGCTACTGCCGTATGTCTGCCTGCGGCAGCCATACGGCAGCCGCACTCCCTCACCATCTATCTAGTTTCCCGGTGCGGTGTGTGTTTCCGGCAACGTGGGCAGAACTTCGACAGCTCGATCCGGTCCGGATCGTTCTTCCGGTTCTTCGTCGT
Encoded here:
- the secE gene encoding preprotein translocase subunit SecE — protein: MRAPRAPRQSPIEFAQEAWSELRKVTWPSRETVLRLTLIVLVISALIAAYIFLFDNLFTLVITRGIVGSPTPTAPPTQ
- the rplK gene encoding 50S ribosomal protein L11 produces the protein MAKKIKAVVKVQIQAGKATAAPPVGTALGPHGINMGQFIKEYNERTAPLAGTVVPAVVTVFEDRSYTFVTKSPPAADLIRREAGIEKGSGKPNKEKVGKISRAAVKKIAETKMADLNATSIEGAMKMVEGTARSMGVEIGS
- the nusG gene encoding transcription termination/antitermination protein NusG, which produces MHTYSGYENKVKTNLEHRIQSMDMGDKIFQVLVPTEEEIEIKNGKRHPVERKIFPGYVLVEMVMSDDSWYVVRNTPGVTSFVGSGNKPTELTDTEVRAILRQIKLDAPKYKVAFTKGEAVRVTDGPFTDLHGVVDEVNPERNKVKVLVSIFGRETPVELDFLQIEKLVK
- the rpmG gene encoding 50S ribosomal protein L33, with the protein product MAKDNRPILTLACSTCRSRTYATTKNRKNDPDRIELSKFCPRCRKHTPHRETR